The proteins below are encoded in one region of Solenopsis invicta isolate M01_SB chromosome 8, UNIL_Sinv_3.0, whole genome shotgun sequence:
- the LOC105208009 gene encoding double-stranded RNA-binding protein Staufen homolog 2 isoform X3, which translates to MAGPMRPMQQASMPQLHQPQHLLPHRNPHQQILSMPPHQQHMHHMQHPGSPHGNPRQPMLMGMNTHNTNNTMVSVSMKDQANTVSVTLQNVQQPQYPHQQQPQQQQQPNNQQNQPPQQQQSQQQVQQSQSQQQQQQHVPQQANVDQSKAVTNDANGESRDDNASGQNHANGTNPALANMKEKTPMCLLNELARFNRIQHQYRLTNEQGPAHKKRFTVTLKLGEEEYVAEGPSIKKAQHSAATEALTKTWYRQPPPKPTKAMRIGHLGKCPTGSGHLPPTVELNALAMKRGEPTVYTFRQAPPATLQHQFMPHGFGNFPRMYTPRLTYNRGVHTDLQGLYLVTLKVGEREFTGRGLTGQAARHDAASRALEQLRQLPLPEEIANVNNTNENGTLGGIDDPNAELKSPVSLVHETALKRGLPVSFEVVSESGKPHIRTFMTKCTVGEKVTVGEGSSKKVSKKRAAELMLDELKRLPPLPATIQNRTMRVKRKPPATKKKSRNLIKVYQEPRAENEAAEEVNPVSRLVQIQQAKREREPVYNLIDEKGAPRRREFVMEVTMGQHSAQGIGPNKKLAKRAAAEALLAQLGYSKPSPQPAKPSIKTGESENTESKPRKVTFLEDEQMNDTQPHSVGGTIGRQLVPGLLLVDGGQESKLGNGPSVQIVAEELREQQQQNTAGVSPKDQLHYLSQLFNFSVEFSDFPKGVSINKEYLSLVSLSTDPPQVCHGNGATITASRNQAALRALRTLSKLGLDNASNATQVKKDKGASGDGIHISIQVKNNIMDGAIDK; encoded by the exons atGGCAGGACCAATGCGGCCTATGCAGCAGGCTAGCATGCCCCAGCTACATCAGCCGCAGCATTTGTTACCGCATAGGAATCCGCATCAACAAATACTGTCAATGCCCCCCCATCAACAGCATATGCATCACATGCAGCATCCTGGCTCGCCGCATGGAAATCCAAGACAACCAATGTTGATGGGCATGAATACGCACAATACAAACA ATACCATGGTTAGCGTTAGCATGAAGGACCAAGCAAATACAGTTTCTGTAACTCTTCAAAACGTGCAACAGCCTCAGTATCCACATCAGCAGCAACcacaacagcagcaacaaccgAATAATCAGCAGAATCAACCTCCCCAACAGCAACAGTCGCAGCAGCAGGTGCAGCAATCACAAtcgcagcaacagcagcagcaacatgTGCCGCAGCAAGCAAATGTGGATCAATCAAAGGCAGTAACGAATGATGCCAATGGAGAGTCCAGAGATGACAATGCGTCTGGTCAAAATCATGCCAACGGAACTAATCCAGCTTTGGCAAACATGAAAGAAAAAACACCCATGTGCTTATTAAACGAGTTGGCGAGATTCAATAGGATTCAACATCAATACAGACTGACCAACGAGCAGGGACCGGCGCACAAAAAGAGATTCACGGTGACACTGAAACTTGGCGAAGAAGAATACGTTGCTGAAGGTCCTAGTATAAAAAAGGCTCAACACAGCGCGGCGACCGAAGCATTGACGAAAACTTGGTACCGTCAACCTCCACCTAAACCCACTAAAGCCATGAGGATCGGTCATCTGGGCAAATGTCCGACAGGTTCTG gacATTTACCGCCCACTGTCGAACTAAACGCCTTAGCGATGAAACGGGGTGAGCCAACTGTTTATACGTTCCGACAAGCACCTCCAGCTACGTTGCAGCACCAGTTTATGCCGCACGGATTCGGTAATTTCCCACGAATGTATACTCCGCGGCTCACATACAATCGTGGAGTTCACACAGACCTTCAAGGATTATATCTTGTCACTTTGAAAGTGGGCGAACGCGAATTCACGGGTAGAGGTTTAACAGGCCAAGCAGCTCGTCACGATGCCGCCAGCAGAGCCTTAGAACAATTACGCCAGTTGCCGTTACCAGAAGAGATCGCAAACGTCAATAATACCAATGAGAATGGCACGCTGGGTGGCATTGACGATCCGAATGCTGAATTGAAAAGTCCTGTATCTCTTGTTCACGAGACTGCTCTGAAACGTGGACTGCCAGTCAGTTTTGAAGTCGTATCCGAAAGCGGTAAACCTCACATAAGAACCTTCATGACAAAATGCACCGTTGGCGAGAAAGTTACTGTGGGAGAAGGATCCTCGAAAAAA gTATCGAAGAAACGCGCCGCCGAATTAATGTTGGACGAACTAAAGCGTCTTCCTCCGTTACCGGCTACTATTCAGAATCGAACGATGCGAGTGAAACGTAAACCGCCAGCGACGAAGAAGAAATCTCGTAACTTGATCAAAGTTTATCAAGAGCCCCGCGCGGAGAATGAAGCCGCGGAGGAGGTCAATCCGGTCTCCCGGTTGGTTCAAATTCAACAGgcgaagcgagagagagaaccGGTTTACAATCTGATTGATGAGAAGGGCGCTCCCAGACGCAGAGAATTTGTCATGGAAGTAACAATGGGTCAGCACTCCGCCCAGGGAATCGGACCTAACAAGAAATTGGCTAAGAGAGCTGCGGCTGAAGCTCTCTTGGCGCAATTGGGATATAGTAAACCGTCACCGCAACCCGCGAAACCGTCTATAAAGACGGGAGAAAGCGAAAACACAGAATCGAAGCCTAGAAAAGTTACATTTCTCGAGGATGAACAAATGAATGACACTCAACCTCACTCGGTAGGAG gtACCATAGGCCGCCAATTAGTACCTGGTCTTTTATTGGTGGACGGAGGTCAAGAATCTAAACTGGGGAATGGACCCAGCGTACAAATAGTCGCTGAAGAATTGCGCGAACAGCAACAGCAGAATACAGCTGGTGTTTCGCCCAAGgatcaattgcattatttatctcaattatttaatttcagcgTAGAATTTAGCGATTTTCCCAAG GGAGTGTCTATAAACAAGGAATATTTATCACTTGTGTCGCTAAGCACTGATCCACCACAAGTTTGTCACGGTAATGGAGCGACAATAACCGCGAGTCGCAATCAAGCGGCTCTAAGGGCGCTTCGTACTCTTAGTAAATTGGGACTTGATAATGCCTCGAATGCAACACAAGTGAAGAAGGACAAAGGTGCGTCTGGTGATGGAATACACATTAGCattcaagttaaaaataacataatggaTGGAGCTATCGATAAGTAA
- the LOC105208009 gene encoding double-stranded RNA-binding protein Staufen homolog 2 isoform X2 produces the protein MLRHQHHAMQNQLRDNRMAGPMRPMQQASMPQLHQPQHLLPHRNPHQQILSMPPHQQHMHHMQHPGSPHGNPRQPMLMGMNTHNTNNTMVSVSMKDQANTVSVTLQNVQQPQYPHQQQPQQQQQPNNQQNQPPQQQQSQQQVQQSQSQQQQQQHVPQQANVDQSKAVTNDANGESRDDNASGQNHANGTNPALANMKEKTPMCLLNELARFNRIQHQYRLTNEQGPAHKKRFTVTLKLGEEEYVAEGPSIKKAQHSAATEALTKTWYRQPPPKPTKAMRIGHLGKCPTGHLPPTVELNALAMKRGEPTVYTFRQAPPATLQHQFMPHGFGNFPRMYTPRLTYNRGVHTDLQGLYLVTLKVGEREFTGRGLTGQAARHDAASRALEQLRQLPLPEEIANVNNTNENGTLGGIDDPNAELKSPVSLVHETALKRGLPVSFEVVSESGKPHIRTFMTKCTVGEKVTVGEGSSKKVSKKRAAELMLDELKRLPPLPATIQNRTMRVKRKPPATKKKSRNLIKVYQEPRAENEAAEEVNPVSRLVQIQQAKREREPVYNLIDEKGAPRRREFVMEVTMGQHSAQGIGPNKKLAKRAAAEALLAQLGYSKPSPQPAKPSIKTGESENTESKPRKVTFLEDEQMNDTQPHSVGGTIGRQLVPGLLLVDGGQESKLGNGPSVQIVAEELREQQQQNTAGVSPKDQLHYLSQLFNFSVEFSDFPKGVSINKEYLSLVSLSTDPPQVCHGNGATITASRNQAALRALRTLSKLGLDNASNATQVKKDKGASGDGIHISIQVKNNIMDGAIDK, from the exons ATGTTACGCCATCAACATCACGCAATGCAAAATCAGCTTCGAGATAATAG aatGGCAGGACCAATGCGGCCTATGCAGCAGGCTAGCATGCCCCAGCTACATCAGCCGCAGCATTTGTTACCGCATAGGAATCCGCATCAACAAATACTGTCAATGCCCCCCCATCAACAGCATATGCATCACATGCAGCATCCTGGCTCGCCGCATGGAAATCCAAGACAACCAATGTTGATGGGCATGAATACGCACAATACAAACA ATACCATGGTTAGCGTTAGCATGAAGGACCAAGCAAATACAGTTTCTGTAACTCTTCAAAACGTGCAACAGCCTCAGTATCCACATCAGCAGCAACcacaacagcagcaacaaccgAATAATCAGCAGAATCAACCTCCCCAACAGCAACAGTCGCAGCAGCAGGTGCAGCAATCACAAtcgcagcaacagcagcagcaacatgTGCCGCAGCAAGCAAATGTGGATCAATCAAAGGCAGTAACGAATGATGCCAATGGAGAGTCCAGAGATGACAATGCGTCTGGTCAAAATCATGCCAACGGAACTAATCCAGCTTTGGCAAACATGAAAGAAAAAACACCCATGTGCTTATTAAACGAGTTGGCGAGATTCAATAGGATTCAACATCAATACAGACTGACCAACGAGCAGGGACCGGCGCACAAAAAGAGATTCACGGTGACACTGAAACTTGGCGAAGAAGAATACGTTGCTGAAGGTCCTAGTATAAAAAAGGCTCAACACAGCGCGGCGACCGAAGCATTGACGAAAACTTGGTACCGTCAACCTCCACCTAAACCCACTAAAGCCATGAGGATCGGTCATCTGGGCAAATGTCCGACAG gacATTTACCGCCCACTGTCGAACTAAACGCCTTAGCGATGAAACGGGGTGAGCCAACTGTTTATACGTTCCGACAAGCACCTCCAGCTACGTTGCAGCACCAGTTTATGCCGCACGGATTCGGTAATTTCCCACGAATGTATACTCCGCGGCTCACATACAATCGTGGAGTTCACACAGACCTTCAAGGATTATATCTTGTCACTTTGAAAGTGGGCGAACGCGAATTCACGGGTAGAGGTTTAACAGGCCAAGCAGCTCGTCACGATGCCGCCAGCAGAGCCTTAGAACAATTACGCCAGTTGCCGTTACCAGAAGAGATCGCAAACGTCAATAATACCAATGAGAATGGCACGCTGGGTGGCATTGACGATCCGAATGCTGAATTGAAAAGTCCTGTATCTCTTGTTCACGAGACTGCTCTGAAACGTGGACTGCCAGTCAGTTTTGAAGTCGTATCCGAAAGCGGTAAACCTCACATAAGAACCTTCATGACAAAATGCACCGTTGGCGAGAAAGTTACTGTGGGAGAAGGATCCTCGAAAAAA gTATCGAAGAAACGCGCCGCCGAATTAATGTTGGACGAACTAAAGCGTCTTCCTCCGTTACCGGCTACTATTCAGAATCGAACGATGCGAGTGAAACGTAAACCGCCAGCGACGAAGAAGAAATCTCGTAACTTGATCAAAGTTTATCAAGAGCCCCGCGCGGAGAATGAAGCCGCGGAGGAGGTCAATCCGGTCTCCCGGTTGGTTCAAATTCAACAGgcgaagcgagagagagaaccGGTTTACAATCTGATTGATGAGAAGGGCGCTCCCAGACGCAGAGAATTTGTCATGGAAGTAACAATGGGTCAGCACTCCGCCCAGGGAATCGGACCTAACAAGAAATTGGCTAAGAGAGCTGCGGCTGAAGCTCTCTTGGCGCAATTGGGATATAGTAAACCGTCACCGCAACCCGCGAAACCGTCTATAAAGACGGGAGAAAGCGAAAACACAGAATCGAAGCCTAGAAAAGTTACATTTCTCGAGGATGAACAAATGAATGACACTCAACCTCACTCGGTAGGAG gtACCATAGGCCGCCAATTAGTACCTGGTCTTTTATTGGTGGACGGAGGTCAAGAATCTAAACTGGGGAATGGACCCAGCGTACAAATAGTCGCTGAAGAATTGCGCGAACAGCAACAGCAGAATACAGCTGGTGTTTCGCCCAAGgatcaattgcattatttatctcaattatttaatttcagcgTAGAATTTAGCGATTTTCCCAAG GGAGTGTCTATAAACAAGGAATATTTATCACTTGTGTCGCTAAGCACTGATCCACCACAAGTTTGTCACGGTAATGGAGCGACAATAACCGCGAGTCGCAATCAAGCGGCTCTAAGGGCGCTTCGTACTCTTAGTAAATTGGGACTTGATAATGCCTCGAATGCAACACAAGTGAAGAAGGACAAAGGTGCGTCTGGTGATGGAATACACATTAGCattcaagttaaaaataacataatggaTGGAGCTATCGATAAGTAA
- the LOC105208009 gene encoding double-stranded RNA-binding protein Staufen homolog 2 isoform X1 translates to MLRHQHHAMQNQLRDNRMAGPMRPMQQASMPQLHQPQHLLPHRNPHQQILSMPPHQQHMHHMQHPGSPHGNPRQPMLMGMNTHNTNNTMVSVSMKDQANTVSVTLQNVQQPQYPHQQQPQQQQQPNNQQNQPPQQQQSQQQVQQSQSQQQQQQHVPQQANVDQSKAVTNDANGESRDDNASGQNHANGTNPALANMKEKTPMCLLNELARFNRIQHQYRLTNEQGPAHKKRFTVTLKLGEEEYVAEGPSIKKAQHSAATEALTKTWYRQPPPKPTKAMRIGHLGKCPTGSGHLPPTVELNALAMKRGEPTVYTFRQAPPATLQHQFMPHGFGNFPRMYTPRLTYNRGVHTDLQGLYLVTLKVGEREFTGRGLTGQAARHDAASRALEQLRQLPLPEEIANVNNTNENGTLGGIDDPNAELKSPVSLVHETALKRGLPVSFEVVSESGKPHIRTFMTKCTVGEKVTVGEGSSKKVSKKRAAELMLDELKRLPPLPATIQNRTMRVKRKPPATKKKSRNLIKVYQEPRAENEAAEEVNPVSRLVQIQQAKREREPVYNLIDEKGAPRRREFVMEVTMGQHSAQGIGPNKKLAKRAAAEALLAQLGYSKPSPQPAKPSIKTGESENTESKPRKVTFLEDEQMNDTQPHSVGGTIGRQLVPGLLLVDGGQESKLGNGPSVQIVAEELREQQQQNTAGVSPKDQLHYLSQLFNFSVEFSDFPKGVSINKEYLSLVSLSTDPPQVCHGNGATITASRNQAALRALRTLSKLGLDNASNATQVKKDKGASGDGIHISIQVKNNIMDGAIDK, encoded by the exons ATGTTACGCCATCAACATCACGCAATGCAAAATCAGCTTCGAGATAATAG aatGGCAGGACCAATGCGGCCTATGCAGCAGGCTAGCATGCCCCAGCTACATCAGCCGCAGCATTTGTTACCGCATAGGAATCCGCATCAACAAATACTGTCAATGCCCCCCCATCAACAGCATATGCATCACATGCAGCATCCTGGCTCGCCGCATGGAAATCCAAGACAACCAATGTTGATGGGCATGAATACGCACAATACAAACA ATACCATGGTTAGCGTTAGCATGAAGGACCAAGCAAATACAGTTTCTGTAACTCTTCAAAACGTGCAACAGCCTCAGTATCCACATCAGCAGCAACcacaacagcagcaacaaccgAATAATCAGCAGAATCAACCTCCCCAACAGCAACAGTCGCAGCAGCAGGTGCAGCAATCACAAtcgcagcaacagcagcagcaacatgTGCCGCAGCAAGCAAATGTGGATCAATCAAAGGCAGTAACGAATGATGCCAATGGAGAGTCCAGAGATGACAATGCGTCTGGTCAAAATCATGCCAACGGAACTAATCCAGCTTTGGCAAACATGAAAGAAAAAACACCCATGTGCTTATTAAACGAGTTGGCGAGATTCAATAGGATTCAACATCAATACAGACTGACCAACGAGCAGGGACCGGCGCACAAAAAGAGATTCACGGTGACACTGAAACTTGGCGAAGAAGAATACGTTGCTGAAGGTCCTAGTATAAAAAAGGCTCAACACAGCGCGGCGACCGAAGCATTGACGAAAACTTGGTACCGTCAACCTCCACCTAAACCCACTAAAGCCATGAGGATCGGTCATCTGGGCAAATGTCCGACAGGTTCTG gacATTTACCGCCCACTGTCGAACTAAACGCCTTAGCGATGAAACGGGGTGAGCCAACTGTTTATACGTTCCGACAAGCACCTCCAGCTACGTTGCAGCACCAGTTTATGCCGCACGGATTCGGTAATTTCCCACGAATGTATACTCCGCGGCTCACATACAATCGTGGAGTTCACACAGACCTTCAAGGATTATATCTTGTCACTTTGAAAGTGGGCGAACGCGAATTCACGGGTAGAGGTTTAACAGGCCAAGCAGCTCGTCACGATGCCGCCAGCAGAGCCTTAGAACAATTACGCCAGTTGCCGTTACCAGAAGAGATCGCAAACGTCAATAATACCAATGAGAATGGCACGCTGGGTGGCATTGACGATCCGAATGCTGAATTGAAAAGTCCTGTATCTCTTGTTCACGAGACTGCTCTGAAACGTGGACTGCCAGTCAGTTTTGAAGTCGTATCCGAAAGCGGTAAACCTCACATAAGAACCTTCATGACAAAATGCACCGTTGGCGAGAAAGTTACTGTGGGAGAAGGATCCTCGAAAAAA gTATCGAAGAAACGCGCCGCCGAATTAATGTTGGACGAACTAAAGCGTCTTCCTCCGTTACCGGCTACTATTCAGAATCGAACGATGCGAGTGAAACGTAAACCGCCAGCGACGAAGAAGAAATCTCGTAACTTGATCAAAGTTTATCAAGAGCCCCGCGCGGAGAATGAAGCCGCGGAGGAGGTCAATCCGGTCTCCCGGTTGGTTCAAATTCAACAGgcgaagcgagagagagaaccGGTTTACAATCTGATTGATGAGAAGGGCGCTCCCAGACGCAGAGAATTTGTCATGGAAGTAACAATGGGTCAGCACTCCGCCCAGGGAATCGGACCTAACAAGAAATTGGCTAAGAGAGCTGCGGCTGAAGCTCTCTTGGCGCAATTGGGATATAGTAAACCGTCACCGCAACCCGCGAAACCGTCTATAAAGACGGGAGAAAGCGAAAACACAGAATCGAAGCCTAGAAAAGTTACATTTCTCGAGGATGAACAAATGAATGACACTCAACCTCACTCGGTAGGAG gtACCATAGGCCGCCAATTAGTACCTGGTCTTTTATTGGTGGACGGAGGTCAAGAATCTAAACTGGGGAATGGACCCAGCGTACAAATAGTCGCTGAAGAATTGCGCGAACAGCAACAGCAGAATACAGCTGGTGTTTCGCCCAAGgatcaattgcattatttatctcaattatttaatttcagcgTAGAATTTAGCGATTTTCCCAAG GGAGTGTCTATAAACAAGGAATATTTATCACTTGTGTCGCTAAGCACTGATCCACCACAAGTTTGTCACGGTAATGGAGCGACAATAACCGCGAGTCGCAATCAAGCGGCTCTAAGGGCGCTTCGTACTCTTAGTAAATTGGGACTTGATAATGCCTCGAATGCAACACAAGTGAAGAAGGACAAAGGTGCGTCTGGTGATGGAATACACATTAGCattcaagttaaaaataacataatggaTGGAGCTATCGATAAGTAA